From the genome of Adhaeribacter pallidiroseus:
TCCAGCATTACAAAATGGCTAAAGATATTATCTAAGAAATTTTATACCATGCAAAAAAACACCCGCGAAATAGCCATTGTTGCCGGTACGGTAGTGTTAGGTACCCTGGCCATTCGTTATTTTTCCCGCAATCATCAGCCTTTAGAAACCGTACCTTTTGTTGATTTAAGCCGATATGCGGGCAAGTGGTACGAAATTGCTGCCTTTCCGTTAATTTTTGAACGGGGCTGCCATTGCACGACCGCCGAATACACACTGGAACCAGCCGGCTACGTAAAAGTAGTAAACAGCTGTAACCGCAAAAGTCCGCAAGGCAAAAAAACAGTGGCCGTGGGCAAAGCTTTTCCGGTAGCGGGCAGTAATAACACCAAATTAAAAGTGCAGTTTCAATGGCCGTTTACAGGCGATTACTGGATTATTGCTCTGGATGAAGATTACTCGTATGCGGTAGTGGGCACCCCCGACCGGCAAAATTTATGGATCTTGAGTCGCTCGCCGTTTATGGCCCCTACCCTGTACCAAAACTTAGTAAAACTAACTCAACAGAAAGGTTTTGATACCGACCACCTGCACCTGACCAATCAAAGTTGTTTTGGAAATTAATTTATTTTGGGCGTTTTTGCTGCGCTTCATTCTGCCGCATGGGCATGGAATCTACTATTTGAAACAGTACCGCAGGTGCTTGGGGATGGTCCGCCCGGTATTTTTCGCCCCCATCTTTACCGACTAAAATTACCGTAAATTGGCTGGCTTTAACTTTATACTCCTGGCGCAGGGCATCAGCGGTGGGTATAGTTTCTTTCAACGGCGGATTTAATTCTACATTATTTTCAATAACCTGTACGACCAACATATCGCGCTCGGTTAATCCGGAGTGCGCCTGGCGCAACATCTTGTTTTGTTCCTGCAGCAACTCGTTCTGACTATCGGGGGCAAATACTAACAAAATCCGGTGCGTTCCTTTGTCCATCTGGCTTAATCTAACGGCAGCATTCTCAGTTTGGGCCATAGCCGAGAAAGCGCCACACGAGAACCCAAGTATCCAGGCGCTAAGTAAAATTATTTTTCTGATCATTTTTGCATTTCCGCCATGGCTATAAACCATATTTGAATCAGGTTATTTAAGAGCAGCAGCAGTGTATACACAAACGGCAGGAGTGCTAAACAGGTTATGCATCTCCTTTTAAATATGCCAGGGTACCTAATAACAGCAAAATCCCGAATGGAATAAGCAGGTTACAAAGCAGAAATAAACGTTGTTTGCGGCGGCGCTGAAACCCTTGCTGCAGAATATACCCGATCAAAACTAAAAAGGTAATAACCGCCAGGGGAGCTGTTAAGGTTACCAGAATACTTGATCCCCACCAACCCTGAAAAAGAAATAAAACCGAGGTAAACCCAGTTGCTAGCGACAGACTACTAAAAGCGCCCAGCAAAGCCACCCACAAATTTTTAAGCATAAAAGAAAAAGAAAGTAACATTTGCCCTAAAAACAAAAAGGCCAACGTACCCAATGTAAACACAAAGAGCTTGTCGGTGAGTTGCTGATACGATTTTAAATATAACCCTACGCCGCTCAGCCCAAAGGCCAGGTAAATGCATTTGGTATAGCTAACTAAAAAGCTATGAATATGCGATTGAATATGAGACTCTTCGGCAGAAAAAATAGCGGGAGTCAAAAATTTAGAGTACATCATTATATCATTCAGTAAGGATTAAATGGATTATAAAATTACTTTAAACTACTCGCGTGCTTAAAAGCCGAGTCCCAATGGATTTATAAAGATAAACAATTATTATTCAGAGAGTACCAATTTATTCTTACGATTTTACTATTTTTTTGTTTTTTAATTTTTACACCTTACCGCTCTTATATGCGTAAGAGTTTGCGAGCAGATTATTCGTTATCTTTGCAGCTTTATTACCGAAAGAACAACCAAATTGAAATTAAAGGATTTCCTGGAACTATACCGGCTCGATCCGGTAGTTCAAACCATAGCCGAACGACTAAAATCGCCGGCGAAAACGCATGTGCACCTGAAAGGGTTGGCGGGCAGTTTAGATGCCGTACTGGCTGCCGCTGTGAGCAGTTTACAGGTGGGTCACCACGTATTTGTGCTGCACGATAAAGAAGAAGCGGCTTATTTTCATTCGGATTTACAACATTTATTCACCGACCGGCAAGAGCCCTTGCTTTTCCCGTCGTCGTACAAAAGGCCGTATTCATTCGACGAAACCGAAAATGCCAACATTTTAATGCGGGCCGAAGTTTTGAACCAAATCTCGAATAAAGCGGCTGACGGCTTATTAATGGTTACTTATCCGGAGGCGCTCACCGAAAAAGTAATTAACAAAAAAGCCTTGGTAGCTAATACGTTCAGCGCGAAGGTAGGCGAAAAACTCGACGTAAACTTTTTAACGGAACTCCTAACCGAATACGATTTTGAACGCACCGATTTCGTGTACGAGGCTGGTCAGTTTGCGGTACGGGGCGGCATTGTAGATGTATTTTCCTACGCGAACGAACTGCCTTACCGCATCGAGCTATTCGGCGACGAAATTGAAAGCATCCGGACTTTTAACCCCAACACGCAGCTTTCCGTGGAAACTAAAACTTCGGTTTCGGTAGTACCCAACGTGCAAACCAAATTGCTGCAGGAAACCCGCGAATCGTTTTTAGAATTTTTACCCCGCAGCACCCGGTTCTGGTTTAAAGATGTGCGGCATACCACCGAGGTGATTGACGAATCGTTTGCAAAAGCCGAACAAGCTTTTGAGTATTTAATGCTCACCAATGGCAGTACCCAGGTAGTATCGCAACCCGAAGATTTGTTTGAAACGGGCAAAAGTTTTAAAAAATTACTTGAACCCTATACTACTGTGGAGTTTGGCAAACGCTTTACGTTTAAAGCTAACGAAACGGTAAGTTTTACCACCAAGCCGCAGCCGTCTTTTAATAAAGATTTTAATCTGCTGGTGAGTAACCTGCACGATAATCAGACTAATGGTTTTACCAATATTATTGCCGCCGAATCGCCCCGGCAGCTCGACCGGCTTACCACTATTTTTGACGAGCTCGACCACGCGGTAAAATTTCAATCGCTTACCATTTCGTTGCGCGAAGGCTTTATCGACGACCAAGTAAAAGTAGCTTTATACACCGATCACCAGTTGTTTGAGCGGTATTACAAATACAAAAACAAAGAACGTTTTTCTAAATCGAAGGCGCTTACCTTAAAAGAACTGCGCTCCTTGCAGCCCGGCGATTACGTGGTGCACGTCGATAACGGTATTGGCCGTTTTGCCGGCCTCGAAAAAGTAGAAGTAGGCGGTAAAATGCAGGAAGCGATCCGGTTGGTGTACCGCGACGATGATTTGCTGTACGTGAGCATTCACGCGCTGCATAAAATCAGTAAATATACCGGCAAAGAAGGCACACCACCCAGCATGAGCAAACTGGGTTCGCCGGAGTGGGACAACAAGAAGAAACGCGTTAAAAGCAAAGTTAAAGATATTGCTACGGAGCTTATTAAATTATACGCCAAACGAAAATCGGCGCCGGGTTTTGCTTTCTCGCGGGATGGTTTTATGCAAGCCGAATTGGAATCGTCGTTTATTTACGAAGACACCCCCGACCAGGCCAAAGCTACCGAAGACGTTAAAAACGACATGGAACAGCCGCACCCCATGGACCGCCTTGTTTGCGGTGACGTGGGTTTCGGCAAAACCGAAGTAGCCATTCGAGCCGCCTTTAAAGCCGCCACCGATAGTAAACAAGTAGCTATTTTGGTGCCCACCACCATTCTGGCGATGCAGCACTATAAAACTTTCCGCGACCGCTTGGAAAAATTTCCGGTGAACGTAGAATTTGTGAATCGCTTTAAAACGGCCAAAGACATTAAAGAAACCTTGCAACGGGTAGCCGAAGGCAAAACCGACATACTCATTGGTACGCACCGCATCGTGAGCAAAGATGTAAAATTTAAAAATCTGGGCTTAATGGTGATTGATGAAGAGCAAAAATTTGGCGTAAAAACGAAAGAAAAGCTCAAAGAAATGCGGGTAAACGTAGATTCGCTGACT
Proteins encoded in this window:
- a CDS encoding lipocalin family protein, producing MQKNTREIAIVAGTVVLGTLAIRYFSRNHQPLETVPFVDLSRYAGKWYEIAAFPLIFERGCHCTTAEYTLEPAGYVKVVNSCNRKSPQGKKTVAVGKAFPVAGSNNTKLKVQFQWPFTGDYWIIALDEDYSYAVVGTPDRQNLWILSRSPFMAPTLYQNLVKLTQQKGFDTDHLHLTNQSCFGN
- a CDS encoding DUF4174 domain-containing protein — encoded protein: MIRKIILLSAWILGFSCGAFSAMAQTENAAVRLSQMDKGTHRILLVFAPDSQNELLQEQNKMLRQAHSGLTERDMLVVQVIENNVELNPPLKETIPTADALRQEYKVKASQFTVILVGKDGGEKYRADHPQAPAVLFQIVDSMPMRQNEAQQKRPK
- the mfd gene encoding transcription-repair coupling factor, with the protein product MKLKDFLELYRLDPVVQTIAERLKSPAKTHVHLKGLAGSLDAVLAAAVSSLQVGHHVFVLHDKEEAAYFHSDLQHLFTDRQEPLLFPSSYKRPYSFDETENANILMRAEVLNQISNKAADGLLMVTYPEALTEKVINKKALVANTFSAKVGEKLDVNFLTELLTEYDFERTDFVYEAGQFAVRGGIVDVFSYANELPYRIELFGDEIESIRTFNPNTQLSVETKTSVSVVPNVQTKLLQETRESFLEFLPRSTRFWFKDVRHTTEVIDESFAKAEQAFEYLMLTNGSTQVVSQPEDLFETGKSFKKLLEPYTTVEFGKRFTFKANETVSFTTKPQPSFNKDFNLLVSNLHDNQTNGFTNIIAAESPRQLDRLTTIFDELDHAVKFQSLTISLREGFIDDQVKVALYTDHQLFERYYKYKNKERFSKSKALTLKELRSLQPGDYVVHVDNGIGRFAGLEKVEVGGKMQEAIRLVYRDDDLLYVSIHALHKISKYTGKEGTPPSMSKLGSPEWDNKKKRVKSKVKDIATELIKLYAKRKSAPGFAFSRDGFMQAELESSFIYEDTPDQAKATEDVKNDMEQPHPMDRLVCGDVGFGKTEVAIRAAFKAATDSKQVAILVPTTILAMQHYKTFRDRLEKFPVNVEFVNRFKTAKDIKETLQRVAEGKTDILIGTHRIVSKDVKFKNLGLMVIDEEQKFGVKTKEKLKEMRVNVDSLTLSATPIPRTLHFSLMGARDLSVIATPPPNRQPVQTELHVFDQIIIRDAVMHELKRGGQVFFVHNRVADLEEMANLILKLVPDAKVTYAHGQMDGEQLEKRMLKFVEGEYNVLISTNIIESGLDIPNANTIIINRAHMFGLSDLHQMRGRVGRSNKKAYCYLLTPPVSSLPSDARKRLSTLEEFSDLGDGFKVAMRDLDIRGAGNLLGGEQSGFINDLGFEMYHQILDDTIKELKETEFRDLFLGSEKDLNQFLDVVRECTVETDLEILIPDTYVSNISERLNLYSKLDRVKDLPALEKIKNSIVDRFGPLPESVEKLIQIVKLRWEAQEVGFEKLTIKRDVMKGYIPSENNDKYFQSEAFGKILKFVQQHSRLSRLKETKDKLIVIFDNIKTVNAACEVFEELTQV